The [Bacillus] selenitireducens MLS10 genome includes a region encoding these proteins:
- a CDS encoding YlbF family regulator, with protein sequence MANPYDKARELATELKGSEEFTKLSDLHAKVNEDEVAKRMLDNFRNVQLGLQEKQMQGQEITEEEVQEAQKQFELVQQHEVISQLMEEEQRMSQLVGEINKIITEPLEDLYGVNEG encoded by the coding sequence ATGGCAAACCCTTATGATAAGGCACGCGAACTCGCAACTGAACTGAAAGGAAGCGAGGAATTTACAAAGCTGAGTGACCTGCACGCAAAGGTGAATGAAGACGAAGTAGCCAAGCGTATGCTTGATAATTTCCGCAATGTTCAGCTGGGTCTGCAGGAGAAGCAGATGCAGGGACAGGAAATTACTGAAGAAGAAGTTCAGGAAGCGCAAAAGCAGTTTGAACTTGTTCAGCAGCATGAAGTCATTTCACAGCTGATGGAAGAAGAGCAGCGCATGAGCCAGCTCGTTGGTGAGATCAACAAGATCATCACTGAGCCACTCGAAGATCTTTACGGCGTAAACGAAGGTTAA
- a CDS encoding YhzD family protein, producing MYKYFVTAYDKSGKHLLNDVIEAGDDQAGRENGMKKLEDENLLLHTSRVVNSKGKLLYFHA from the coding sequence ATGTACAAATACTTTGTAACCGCCTACGACAAATCCGGCAAACATCTTCTGAATGATGTCATTGAAGCGGGTGACGATCAGGCCGGAAGAGAAAACGGCATGAAGAAACTCGAAGATGAGAACCTTTTGCTTCACACATCGCGGGTCGTGAACAGCAAAGGTAAACTCCTCTATTTTCATGCCTGA
- a CDS encoding PaaI family thioesterase, with translation MDRQEWMERAGKAVDAHEEGTPQLFLYELMGFSFTYDEDKEVVRIKAPVSDIMFNPVGFIHGGILHYLADTAMGHLCAAFLQAPAVSLELKTQYFATVKEGHLHAEARFKKKGKTVQFIVCDIKDDDGRVLSETTGTFYKVPQKD, from the coding sequence ATGGACAGACAGGAATGGATGGAAAGAGCGGGTAAGGCTGTGGATGCACATGAAGAGGGGACACCTCAACTGTTTTTGTATGAACTCATGGGATTTTCCTTTACATATGACGAAGACAAAGAGGTTGTAAGGATCAAGGCGCCGGTATCAGACATCATGTTTAACCCCGTAGGATTTATTCACGGCGGGATCCTTCATTACCTGGCAGATACGGCCATGGGTCATCTGTGTGCGGCTTTTCTGCAGGCGCCGGCCGTTTCACTGGAGCTCAAAACCCAATACTTTGCCACAGTGAAAGAAGGCCATCTTCACGCTGAGGCACGTTTTAAGAAGAAGGGGAAAACCGTGCAGTTTATTGTCTGTGACATCAAGGATGATGACGGCCGGGTTCTGAGTGAAACGACAGGGACTTTTTACAAAGTTCCGCAGAAAGATTGA
- a CDS encoding metallophosphoesterase family protein — translation MIRFFHCADLHLGKALSIKSRLTHEQQNLFKEAAYESLNRLIEDAIRVSVDFIVIAGDVFDDEVRSLKGQWALSQAFERLGEYGIEVYMSHGNHDPHVSDNAFTYPDNVHLFGPSGDTFTYESKKGERVRLSGFSYPERAFSKRAVSMFPERSPDTDWQIGVLHGQETGVKDHAPYAPFSVSELLPLGYDYWALGHIHKRMTLSSHPPVIYPGSMQGTNRKESGNKGYLDVRLTGSEVTSEFMATAPVTYRSIELDVTGMEEWDEVLRLFQEQIPEVRHGQKIIADVSFQGYTPLYSALNTRHVDGELHELLKAGADLDDEWVIDHLSLSGLYDADLALRQEEDPFLADLHAMKEELHHEEIPAQYLTQLKQNRRLQAYLTKQAELPDKEELIGQALDYISAAVIRKEADRR, via the coding sequence ATGATTCGTTTTTTTCACTGTGCTGATTTGCATCTTGGCAAGGCACTGTCCATTAAAAGCCGTTTGACGCATGAACAGCAAAATCTGTTCAAAGAAGCGGCATATGAGAGTTTAAACCGGTTGATTGAGGATGCAATCCGGGTATCGGTCGATTTTATCGTGATTGCAGGCGATGTCTTTGATGATGAAGTCCGTTCTCTGAAAGGGCAATGGGCTCTGAGTCAAGCTTTTGAGAGGCTTGGAGAATACGGCATTGAGGTGTATATGAGTCATGGTAATCATGATCCTCATGTATCGGATAACGCATTTACGTACCCGGATAATGTGCACCTCTTCGGTCCTTCAGGAGATACCTTTACCTATGAGTCCAAAAAAGGGGAACGGGTCAGACTCAGCGGTTTCAGCTATCCTGAACGTGCTTTCTCAAAACGTGCAGTCTCCATGTTTCCTGAACGGAGTCCGGACACGGACTGGCAAATTGGTGTGCTCCACGGTCAGGAGACAGGCGTGAAAGACCATGCCCCCTATGCCCCGTTCAGTGTCTCTGAGCTTCTCCCTCTCGGATATGATTACTGGGCTCTCGGGCACATTCATAAGCGTATGACGTTGAGCAGTCATCCTCCCGTGATCTATCCGGGCAGCATGCAAGGGACAAACCGCAAAGAATCCGGTAACAAAGGATATCTGGATGTGCGTCTCACAGGATCTGAAGTGACATCCGAATTCATGGCGACAGCTCCGGTCACCTACCGGTCCATTGAATTGGATGTAACAGGCATGGAGGAGTGGGACGAGGTTCTCAGGCTTTTTCAAGAACAGATTCCGGAGGTGAGACATGGCCAAAAGATCATTGCGGATGTTTCCTTTCAGGGCTATACGCCCCTTTACAGTGCCTTAAATACCCGTCATGTTGACGGTGAACTGCACGAATTGTTAAAGGCTGGCGCAGATCTGGACGATGAATGGGTGATCGACCATCTGTCTCTGTCCGGGCTGTATGATGCAGACCTTGCCCTTCGTCAGGAGGAAGATCCGTTCCTTGCCGATCTCCATGCCATGAAGGAAGAGCTTCATCATGAAGAGATTCCTGCTCAGTATCTGACTCAGTTGAAACAGAATCGCCGCCTGCAGGCCTATTTGACGAAACAGGCTGAGTTGCCTGACAAGGAGGAACTGATCGGACAGGCCCTGGATTACATATCAGCTGCTGTCATCAGAAAGGAGGCCGACCGCCGA